In Streptomyces sp. NBC_00448, the following are encoded in one genomic region:
- a CDS encoding class F sortase — protein MNDDPAGAAGSADPARAGRPEGPDGPASAGPGAPAGPDDPIGPAHKEVEDAGPGRTRNSRRTAALLVAFAVACVATGVTVILAGAGGGAKPPPQAGPAAAGTMPGMPGMPHVTASGVPAPTTAAGTPAAGGALPASRPTGLDIPAIGVHSDLLDLGLNKNGTLEVPGKPLQAGWYRNSPAPGQVGPSVILGHVDSYATGPAVFYRLGALRPHERITVTRADRKTAVFTIDALRSYEKRTFPTLDVYGNTSDPELRLITCGDWNARTHGYDGNTVVFAHLLK, from the coding sequence ATGAACGACGACCCGGCGGGAGCGGCGGGCTCCGCGGACCCCGCGCGCGCCGGCCGTCCGGAAGGTCCGGACGGTCCGGCGTCCGCGGGCCCCGGCGCTCCGGCCGGCCCGGACGACCCGATCGGCCCCGCTCACAAGGAAGTCGAGGACGCGGGCCCGGGGCGTACGCGGAACTCGCGCCGTACGGCGGCCTTGCTGGTCGCCTTCGCGGTGGCCTGCGTCGCCACCGGCGTGACGGTGATCCTGGCCGGCGCCGGTGGCGGTGCGAAGCCGCCGCCGCAGGCGGGCCCGGCCGCCGCCGGCACCATGCCGGGGATGCCCGGCATGCCGCACGTGACCGCCTCGGGAGTGCCCGCGCCGACCACCGCCGCCGGCACCCCGGCCGCCGGCGGCGCGCTGCCCGCGTCCCGCCCGACCGGACTGGACATCCCCGCGATCGGCGTCCACTCCGACCTGCTCGACCTGGGCCTGAACAAGAACGGCACCCTGGAGGTGCCGGGCAAGCCGCTCCAGGCCGGCTGGTACCGCAACTCGCCGGCGCCCGGCCAGGTCGGCCCGTCCGTCATCCTCGGCCACGTGGACTCGTACGCCACCGGCCCGGCGGTCTTCTACCGGCTCGGCGCGCTCCGCCCGCACGAGCGGATCACGGTGACCCGCGCCGACCGCAAGACGGCTGTCTTCACGATCGACGCGCTCCGCTCGTACGAGAAGAGGACCTTCCCGACCCTCGACGTGTACGGAAACACGTCCGACCCCGAGCTGCGCCTGATCACGTGCGGCGACTGGAACGCCCGCACGCACGGCTACGACGGGAACACGGTCGTCTTCGCGCATCTGCTGAAGTGA
- a CDS encoding cold-shock protein: MATGTVKWFNAEKGFGFIEQDGGGADVFAHYSNIATQGFRELQEGQKVTFDVTQGQKGPQAENIVPA; the protein is encoded by the coding sequence ATGGCAACCGGTACCGTTAAGTGGTTCAACGCGGAAAAGGGCTTCGGCTTCATCGAGCAGGACGGCGGCGGCGCCGACGTCTTCGCCCACTACTCGAACATCGCCACCCAGGGCTTCCGTGAGCTCCAGGAAGGCCAGAAGGTCACCTTCGACGTCACGCAGGGCCAGAAGGGCCCGCAGGCGGAGAACATCGTCCCGGCCTGA